The following proteins are encoded in a genomic region of Lutra lutra chromosome 16, mLutLut1.2, whole genome shotgun sequence:
- the TMEM94 gene encoding transmembrane protein 94 isoform X4, with translation MLFKQTELWMPHQGKCTKGEPPLALGLSTRKALSILKEQLEAVLEGHVKEREKCLTWQELWRSSFLHHGNRCSCFHWPGASLMLLAVLLLLGCHGGQPAGSHGVELVNASALFFLLLLNLVLIGRQDRLKRREVERRLRGIIDQIQDALRDGKEIKWPDAMYPDLHMPFAPSWSLHWAYRDGHLVNLPVSLLVEGDIIALRPGQESFASLRGIKDDEHIVLEPGDLFPPFSPPPSPRGEVKKGPQNPQQHRLFRVLETPVIDNIRWCLDMALSRPVTALDNERFTVQSVMLQYAVPVVLTGFLITNALRFMLSAPGIASWQYALLQLQVNGVLPILPLLFPVLWVLATACGEARVLAQMSKASPSSLLAKFSEDTLSSYTEAVSSQEMLRCIWGHFLRVIQGTSPTLSHSSSLLHSLGSVTVLCCVDKQGILSWPNPSPETVLFFSGKVEPPHSSHEDLTDDLSTRSFCHPEPHERDALLAGSLNASLHLSNEQERGNWPGDGPKPPEFYSHHKAHGRSKHPSGSNVSFSRDTEGGEEETGKPGLEGEPYEAEDFVCDYHLEMLSLSQDQQNPSCIQFDDSNWQLHLTSLKPLGLNVLLNLCNAGVTERLCRFSDHLCNIALQESHSAVLPVHVPWGLCELARLIGFTPGAKELFKQENHLALYRLPSAEMVKETSLGRLSCVTKRRPPLSHMISLFIKDTTTSTEQMLSHGTADVVLEACTDFWDGADIYPLSGSDRKKVLDFYQRACLSGYCSAFAYKPMSCALSSQLNGKCIELVQAPGQNSIFTMCELPSTVPIKLSTRRNSWSSDGIGEVLEKEDCMQALSGQIFMGMVSSQYQARLDIVRLIDGLVNACIRFVYFSLEDELKSKVFAEKMGLETGWNCHISLTPNGDMPGSEIPPSSPSHAGSLHDDLNQVSRDDAEGLLLMEEEGHSDLISFQPTDSDLPSFLEDCNRAKLPRGIHQVRPHLQNIDNVPLLVPLFTDCTPETMCEMIKIMQEYGEVTCCLGSSANLRNSCLFLQSDISIALDPLYPSRCSWETFGYATSTSMAQALDGLSPLQLSGQLNSLPCSLTFRQEETISIIRLIEQARHATYGIRKCFLFLLQCQLTLVVIQFLSCLVQLPPLLSTTDILWLSCFCSPLLSISLLGKPPHSSIMSMATGKNLQSIPKKTQHYFLLCFLLKFSLTVSSCLVCFGFTLQSFCDSSRARNLTNCSSIMLPSRADTAPAWFDDFANGLLTAQKLTAALIVLHTVFISITHVHRTKPLWRKSPLTNLWWAVTVPVVLLGQVVQTAVDLQLWTDRDSPVHFGLDDVPLLTWLLGCLSLVLVVVTNEVVKLHEIRVRVRYQKRQKLQFETKLGMNSPF, from the exons ATGCTCTTTAAGCAGACAGAGCTATGGATGCCCCACCAGGGCAAATGCACCAAA gGCGAGCCACCCTTGGCCCTGGGCCTATCTACCCGGAAGGCCCTCAGCATCCTGAAGGAGCAGCTGGAGGCAGTGCTGGAGGGACATGTGAAAGAACGGGAGAAATGTCTCACGTGGCAG GAGCTGTGGAGAAGCAGTTTCCTGCACCACGGGAACCGCTGCTCCTGCTTCCACTGGCCGGGAGCCTCGCTCATGCTGCTGGccgtgctgctgctgctgggctgcCATGGGGGCCAGCCGGCTGGCAG CCATGGGGTGGAGCTGGTGAACGCCTCGGCGCTGTTCTTCTTGCTGCTTCTCAACCTTGTCCTCATCGGGCGGCAAGATCGGCTGAAGCGTCGGGAGGTAGAACGGAGGCTCCGAGGGATCATTGATCAAATCCAAG ATGCACTGAGGGATGGCAAGGAGATCAAGTGGCCAGATGCCATGTACCCGGACCTCCACATGCCCTTTGCACCATCCTGGTCCCTGCACTGGGCCTACAGAGACGGACATCTCGTCAACCTGCCAGTTAGCCTGTTGGTAGAAGGAGACATCATAGCTCTGAGGCCTGGCCAGGAATCGTTCGCCTCTCTGAGGGGGATCAAG GATGATGAGCACATCGTCTTGGAGCCCGGAgacctgtttccccctttctctccacccccctccccccggggagAAGTGAAGAAGGGGCCGCAGAACCCCCAGCAGCACCGGCTCTTCCGCGTCCTTGAGACCCCTGTAATCGACAACATCAG ATGGTGCCTGGACATGGCCCTGTCCCGCCCAGTCACCGCCCTGGACAACGAGAGGTTCACGGTGCAGTCGGTGATGCTGCAGTACGCGGTGCCCGTGGTCCTG ACCGGCTTCCTCATCACCAATGCCCTGCGCTTCATGCTGAGTGCCCCTGGCATCGCCTCCTGGCAGTACGCCCTCCTGCAGCTGCAG GTCAATGGCGTCCTGCCCATCCTGCCCCTGCTCTTTCCAGTCCTCTGGGTCCTGGCAACCGCCTGTGGAGAAGCTCGGGTCCTGGCCCAGATGAGCAAGGCCTCGCCCAGCTCCCTG CTGGCCAAGTTCTCGGAGGATACTCTCAGCAGCTATACCGAAGCCGTCTCCTCTCAG GAAATGCTGCGCTGCATTTGGGGGCATTTCCTGCGGGTGATCCAAGGGACATCGCCGACGCTGAGCCATAGCTCCAGCCTGCTGCACAGCCTGGGCTCCGTCACG GTCCTGTGCTGTGTGGACAAACAGGGGATCCTGTCGTGGCCAAACCCTAGCCCGGAGACTGTGCTGTTCTTCAGTGGGAAGGTGGAGCCCCCACACAGCAGCCATGAGGACCTCACCGATGACCTGTCCACCCGCTCCTTCTGCCATCCTGAG CCCCACGAACGAGATGCCCTCCTGGCCGGGTCTCTGAACGCTTCCCTGCACCTTTCCAATGAGCAGGAGCGTGGCAACTGGCCGGGTGATGGTCCCAAGCCCCCCGAATTCTACTCTCACCACAAAGCCCATGGCCGCAGCAAACACCCGTCCGGCTCCAATGTGAGCTTCAGCCGGGACACAGAGGGCGGGGAAGAAGAGACTGGCAAG CCCGGGCTGGAGGGCGAGCCGTACGAAGCAGAGGACTTCGTGTGTGACTACCACCTGGAGATGCTGAGCCTGTCCCAGGACCAGCAGAACCCTTCCTGCATCCAGTTCGATGACTCCAACTGGCAGCTGCACCTCACGTCCCTGAAGCCCCTGGGCCTCAACGTGCTGCTGAACCTCTGCAATGCCGGCGTCACCGAGCGGCTGTGCCGCTTCTCCGACCACCTGTGCAACATCGCCCTGCAGGAGAGCCACAGTGCCGTCCTGCCTGTGCACGTGCCCTGGGGCCTCTGCGAGCTCGCCCGCCTCATAG gCTTCACCCCTGGGGCCAAGGAGCTCTTCAAACAGGAGAACCACCTTGCGCTCTACCGCCTCCCCAGTGCCGAGATGGTGAAGGAGACCTCGCTggggaggctgtcctgtgtcACCAAGCGGCGCCCCCCGCTCAGCCATATGATCAGTCTCTTCATCAAGGACACCACCACCA GCACAGAGCAGATGCTGTCCCACGGCACGGCTGACGTGGTCTTAGAGGCCTGCACAGACTTCTGGGATGGGGCGGACATCTACCCTCTCTCAGGTTCTGACAG AAAGAAAGTGCTGGATTTTTACCAGCGAGCCTGCTTGTCTGGTTACTGCTCTGCCTTCGCCTACAAGCCCATGAGCTGCGCTCTGTCCTCTCAGCTCAACGGCAAGTGCATTGAGCTGGTGCAGGCACCTGGCCAGAACAGCATCTTCACCATGTGTGAGCTGCCCAGCACCGTCCCCATCAAGCTGAGCACGCGCCGCAACAGCTGGAGCTCGGACG GGATCGGGGAGGTGCTGGAGAAGGAAGACTGCATGCAGGCCCTGAGCGGCCAGATCTTCATGGGCATGGTGTCCTCCCAGTACCAGGCCCGGCTGGACATCGTGCGCCTCATCGACGGGCTGGTCAACGCATGCATCCGCTTCGTCTACTTCTCTCTGGAGGATGAGCTCAAAAGCAAG GTATTTGCAGAAAAGATGGGCCTGGAGACAGGCTGGAACTGCCACATCTCCCTGACGCCCAACGGTGACATGCCCGGCTCTGAGAtccccccctccagccccagccatgCTGGCTCCCTGCATGATGACCTGAACCAGG TGTCCCGAGATGATGCGGAAGGGCTCCTTCTGATGGAGGAGGAGGGTCACTCAGACCTCATTAGTTTCCAGCCCACGGACAGCGACCTCCCCAGCTTCTTGGAGGACTGCAACCGG GCCAAGCTGCCACGCGGCATCCACCAGGTGCGCCCCCACTTGCAGAACATCGACAACGTGCCCCTGCTCGTACCGCTGTTCACCGACTGTACCCCCGAGA CCATGTGTGAGATGATCAAGATCATGCAGGAGTATGGGGAGGTGACCTGCTGCCTGGGCAGCTCTGCCAATCTAAGGAACAGTTGCCTTTTCCTCCAGAGCGACATCAG CATTGCCCTGGATCCCCTGTACCCATCCCGCTGCTCCTGGGAGACCTTTGGTTATGCCACCAGCACCAGCATGGCCCAGGCCTTGGATGGCCTTTCTCCCCTCCAGCTCTCGGGGCAGCTCAACAGCCTGCCCTGCTCCCTGACCTTTCGCCAGGAGGAGACCATCAGCATCATCCGGCTCATTGAGCAG GCGCGGCATGCCACCTACGGCATTCGCAAgtgcttcctcttcctgctgcagTGCCAGCTGACACTCGTGGTCATCCAG TTCCTGTCTTGCCTGGTTCAGCTGCCGCCACTGCTGAGCACCACGGACATCCTGTGGCTGTCCTGCTTTTGCTCCCCTCTGCTCAG CATCTCTCTGCTGGGGAAGCCCCCCCACAGCTCCATCATGTCTATGGCCACAGGGAAGAACCTTCAGTCCATTCCTAAGAAG ACCCAGCACTACTTCCTGCTCTGCTTCTTGCTGAAGTTTAGCCTCACCGTCAGCTCATGCCTCGTCTGCTTTGGCTTCACGCTGCAGAGCTTCTGCGACAGCTCCCGGGCCCGCAACCTCACCAACTGCTCGTCCATCATGCTGCCCAG TCGTGCAGACACAGCTCCCGCCTGGTTTGACGACTTTGCCAACGGGCTGCTGACGGCTCAGAAGCTCACCGCTGCCCTGATCGTCCTGCACACGG TCTTCATTTCCATCACCCACGTGCATCGCACCAAGCCCCTGTGGCGAAAGAGCCCCTTGACCAACCTCTGGTGGGCCGTGACCGTGCCCGTGGT CCTGCTGGGGCAGGTGGTCCAGACGGCAGTGGACCTGCAGCTGTGGACGGACAGGGACAGCCCTGTCCACTTTGGCCTGGACGACGTGCCTCTGCTGACATGGCTCCTGGGCTGCCTGTCCCTGGTCCTTGTGGTGGTGACCAACGAGGTCGTGAAGCTGCATGAGATTCG GGTCCGGGTTCGCTACCAGAAGCGGCAGAAACTGCAGTTTGAGACTAAGCTGGGCATGAACTCCCCCTTCTGA
- the TMEM94 gene encoding transmembrane protein 94 isoform X2, protein MLFKQTELWMPHQGKCTKGEPPLALGLSTRKALSILKEQLEAVLEGHVKEREKCLTWQELWRSSFLHHGNRCSCFHWPGASLMLLAVLLLLGCHGGQPAGSHGVELVNASALFFLLLLNLVLIGRQDRLKRREVERRLRGIIDQIQDALRDGKEIKWPDAMYPDLHMPFAPSWSLHWAYRDGHLVNLPVSLLVEGDIIALRPGQESFASLRGIKDDEHIVLEPGDLFPPFSPPPSPRGEVKKGPQNPQQHRLFRVLETPVIDNIRWCLDMALSRPVTALDNERFTVQSVMLQYAVPVVLTGFLITNALRFMLSAPGIASWQYALLQLQVNGVLPILPLLFPVLWVLATACGEARVLAQMSKASPSSLLAKFSEDTLSSYTEAVSSQEMLRCIWGHFLRVIQGTSPTLSHSSSLLHSLGSVTVLCCVDKQGILSWPNPSPETVLFFSGKVEPPHSSHEDLTDDLSTRSFCHPEVEEEPHERDALLAGSLNASLHLSNEQERGNWPGDGPKPPEFYSHHKAHGRSKHPSGSNVSFSRDTEGGEEETGKPGLEGEPYEAEDFVCDYHLEMLSLSQDQQNPSCIQFDDSNWQLHLTSLKPLGLNVLLNLCNAGVTERLCRFSDHLCNIALQESHSAVLPVHVPWGLCELARLIGFTPGAKELFKQENHLALYRLPSAEMVKETSLGRLSCVTKRRPPLSHMISLFIKDTTTSTEQMLSHGTADVVLEACTDFWDGADIYPLSGSDRKKVLDFYQRACLSGYCSAFAYKPMSCALSSQLNGKCIELVQAPGQNSIFTMCELPSTVPIKLSTRRNSWSSDGIGEVLEKEDCMQALSGQIFMGMVSSQYQARLDIVRLIDGLVNACIRFVYFSLEDELKSKVFAEKMGLETGWNCHISLTPNGDMPGSEIPPSSPSHAGSLHDDLNQVSRDDAEGLLLMEEEGHSDLISFQPTDSDLPSFLEDCNRAKLPRGIHQVRPHLQNIDNVPLLVPLFTDCTPETMCEMIKIMQEYGEVTCCLGSSANLRNSCLFLQSDISIALDPLYPSRCSWETFGYATSTSMAQALDGLSPLQLSGQLNSLPCSLTFRQEETISIIRLIEQARHATYGIRKCFLFLLQCQLTLVVIQFLSCLVQLPPLLSTTDILWLSCFCSPLLSISLLGKPPHSSIMSMATGKNLQSIPKKTQHYFLLCFLLKFSLTVSSCLVCFGFTLQSFCDSSRARNLTNCSSIMLPSRADTAPAWFDDFANGLLTAQKLTAALIVLHTVFISITHVHRTKPLWRKSPLTNLWWAVTVPVVLLGQVVQTAVDLQLWTDRDSPVHFGLDDVPLLTWLLGCLSLVLVVVTNEVVKLHEIRVRVRYQKRQKLQFETKLGMNSPF, encoded by the exons ATGCTCTTTAAGCAGACAGAGCTATGGATGCCCCACCAGGGCAAATGCACCAAA gGCGAGCCACCCTTGGCCCTGGGCCTATCTACCCGGAAGGCCCTCAGCATCCTGAAGGAGCAGCTGGAGGCAGTGCTGGAGGGACATGTGAAAGAACGGGAGAAATGTCTCACGTGGCAG GAGCTGTGGAGAAGCAGTTTCCTGCACCACGGGAACCGCTGCTCCTGCTTCCACTGGCCGGGAGCCTCGCTCATGCTGCTGGccgtgctgctgctgctgggctgcCATGGGGGCCAGCCGGCTGGCAG CCATGGGGTGGAGCTGGTGAACGCCTCGGCGCTGTTCTTCTTGCTGCTTCTCAACCTTGTCCTCATCGGGCGGCAAGATCGGCTGAAGCGTCGGGAGGTAGAACGGAGGCTCCGAGGGATCATTGATCAAATCCAAG ATGCACTGAGGGATGGCAAGGAGATCAAGTGGCCAGATGCCATGTACCCGGACCTCCACATGCCCTTTGCACCATCCTGGTCCCTGCACTGGGCCTACAGAGACGGACATCTCGTCAACCTGCCAGTTAGCCTGTTGGTAGAAGGAGACATCATAGCTCTGAGGCCTGGCCAGGAATCGTTCGCCTCTCTGAGGGGGATCAAG GATGATGAGCACATCGTCTTGGAGCCCGGAgacctgtttccccctttctctccacccccctccccccggggagAAGTGAAGAAGGGGCCGCAGAACCCCCAGCAGCACCGGCTCTTCCGCGTCCTTGAGACCCCTGTAATCGACAACATCAG ATGGTGCCTGGACATGGCCCTGTCCCGCCCAGTCACCGCCCTGGACAACGAGAGGTTCACGGTGCAGTCGGTGATGCTGCAGTACGCGGTGCCCGTGGTCCTG ACCGGCTTCCTCATCACCAATGCCCTGCGCTTCATGCTGAGTGCCCCTGGCATCGCCTCCTGGCAGTACGCCCTCCTGCAGCTGCAG GTCAATGGCGTCCTGCCCATCCTGCCCCTGCTCTTTCCAGTCCTCTGGGTCCTGGCAACCGCCTGTGGAGAAGCTCGGGTCCTGGCCCAGATGAGCAAGGCCTCGCCCAGCTCCCTG CTGGCCAAGTTCTCGGAGGATACTCTCAGCAGCTATACCGAAGCCGTCTCCTCTCAG GAAATGCTGCGCTGCATTTGGGGGCATTTCCTGCGGGTGATCCAAGGGACATCGCCGACGCTGAGCCATAGCTCCAGCCTGCTGCACAGCCTGGGCTCCGTCACG GTCCTGTGCTGTGTGGACAAACAGGGGATCCTGTCGTGGCCAAACCCTAGCCCGGAGACTGTGCTGTTCTTCAGTGGGAAGGTGGAGCCCCCACACAGCAGCCATGAGGACCTCACCGATGACCTGTCCACCCGCTCCTTCTGCCATCCTGAGGTAGAGGAAGAG CCCCACGAACGAGATGCCCTCCTGGCCGGGTCTCTGAACGCTTCCCTGCACCTTTCCAATGAGCAGGAGCGTGGCAACTGGCCGGGTGATGGTCCCAAGCCCCCCGAATTCTACTCTCACCACAAAGCCCATGGCCGCAGCAAACACCCGTCCGGCTCCAATGTGAGCTTCAGCCGGGACACAGAGGGCGGGGAAGAAGAGACTGGCAAG CCCGGGCTGGAGGGCGAGCCGTACGAAGCAGAGGACTTCGTGTGTGACTACCACCTGGAGATGCTGAGCCTGTCCCAGGACCAGCAGAACCCTTCCTGCATCCAGTTCGATGACTCCAACTGGCAGCTGCACCTCACGTCCCTGAAGCCCCTGGGCCTCAACGTGCTGCTGAACCTCTGCAATGCCGGCGTCACCGAGCGGCTGTGCCGCTTCTCCGACCACCTGTGCAACATCGCCCTGCAGGAGAGCCACAGTGCCGTCCTGCCTGTGCACGTGCCCTGGGGCCTCTGCGAGCTCGCCCGCCTCATAG gCTTCACCCCTGGGGCCAAGGAGCTCTTCAAACAGGAGAACCACCTTGCGCTCTACCGCCTCCCCAGTGCCGAGATGGTGAAGGAGACCTCGCTggggaggctgtcctgtgtcACCAAGCGGCGCCCCCCGCTCAGCCATATGATCAGTCTCTTCATCAAGGACACCACCACCA GCACAGAGCAGATGCTGTCCCACGGCACGGCTGACGTGGTCTTAGAGGCCTGCACAGACTTCTGGGATGGGGCGGACATCTACCCTCTCTCAGGTTCTGACAG AAAGAAAGTGCTGGATTTTTACCAGCGAGCCTGCTTGTCTGGTTACTGCTCTGCCTTCGCCTACAAGCCCATGAGCTGCGCTCTGTCCTCTCAGCTCAACGGCAAGTGCATTGAGCTGGTGCAGGCACCTGGCCAGAACAGCATCTTCACCATGTGTGAGCTGCCCAGCACCGTCCCCATCAAGCTGAGCACGCGCCGCAACAGCTGGAGCTCGGACG GGATCGGGGAGGTGCTGGAGAAGGAAGACTGCATGCAGGCCCTGAGCGGCCAGATCTTCATGGGCATGGTGTCCTCCCAGTACCAGGCCCGGCTGGACATCGTGCGCCTCATCGACGGGCTGGTCAACGCATGCATCCGCTTCGTCTACTTCTCTCTGGAGGATGAGCTCAAAAGCAAG GTATTTGCAGAAAAGATGGGCCTGGAGACAGGCTGGAACTGCCACATCTCCCTGACGCCCAACGGTGACATGCCCGGCTCTGAGAtccccccctccagccccagccatgCTGGCTCCCTGCATGATGACCTGAACCAGG TGTCCCGAGATGATGCGGAAGGGCTCCTTCTGATGGAGGAGGAGGGTCACTCAGACCTCATTAGTTTCCAGCCCACGGACAGCGACCTCCCCAGCTTCTTGGAGGACTGCAACCGG GCCAAGCTGCCACGCGGCATCCACCAGGTGCGCCCCCACTTGCAGAACATCGACAACGTGCCCCTGCTCGTACCGCTGTTCACCGACTGTACCCCCGAGA CCATGTGTGAGATGATCAAGATCATGCAGGAGTATGGGGAGGTGACCTGCTGCCTGGGCAGCTCTGCCAATCTAAGGAACAGTTGCCTTTTCCTCCAGAGCGACATCAG CATTGCCCTGGATCCCCTGTACCCATCCCGCTGCTCCTGGGAGACCTTTGGTTATGCCACCAGCACCAGCATGGCCCAGGCCTTGGATGGCCTTTCTCCCCTCCAGCTCTCGGGGCAGCTCAACAGCCTGCCCTGCTCCCTGACCTTTCGCCAGGAGGAGACCATCAGCATCATCCGGCTCATTGAGCAG GCGCGGCATGCCACCTACGGCATTCGCAAgtgcttcctcttcctgctgcagTGCCAGCTGACACTCGTGGTCATCCAG TTCCTGTCTTGCCTGGTTCAGCTGCCGCCACTGCTGAGCACCACGGACATCCTGTGGCTGTCCTGCTTTTGCTCCCCTCTGCTCAG CATCTCTCTGCTGGGGAAGCCCCCCCACAGCTCCATCATGTCTATGGCCACAGGGAAGAACCTTCAGTCCATTCCTAAGAAG ACCCAGCACTACTTCCTGCTCTGCTTCTTGCTGAAGTTTAGCCTCACCGTCAGCTCATGCCTCGTCTGCTTTGGCTTCACGCTGCAGAGCTTCTGCGACAGCTCCCGGGCCCGCAACCTCACCAACTGCTCGTCCATCATGCTGCCCAG TCGTGCAGACACAGCTCCCGCCTGGTTTGACGACTTTGCCAACGGGCTGCTGACGGCTCAGAAGCTCACCGCTGCCCTGATCGTCCTGCACACGG TCTTCATTTCCATCACCCACGTGCATCGCACCAAGCCCCTGTGGCGAAAGAGCCCCTTGACCAACCTCTGGTGGGCCGTGACCGTGCCCGTGGT CCTGCTGGGGCAGGTGGTCCAGACGGCAGTGGACCTGCAGCTGTGGACGGACAGGGACAGCCCTGTCCACTTTGGCCTGGACGACGTGCCTCTGCTGACATGGCTCCTGGGCTGCCTGTCCCTGGTCCTTGTGGTGGTGACCAACGAGGTCGTGAAGCTGCATGAGATTCG GGTCCGGGTTCGCTACCAGAAGCGGCAGAAACTGCAGTTTGAGACTAAGCTGGGCATGAACTCCCCCTTCTGA